The Campylobacter sp. RM10537 genome has a segment encoding these proteins:
- the recJ gene encoding single-stranded-DNA-specific exonuclease RecJ, translating into MKKIDKSEVKKILASRFEKDLHTKLCDLPLPCCLKDIYKAAERIKVAIEKNEKIAIVGDYDVDGIVSCVIMAEFFDDIGFDYIVRIPNRFKDGYGLNSEIINELNVNLIITVDNGIAALEAAKLCKERKIDLIITDHHMPQDILPDAFAIINPKQKDCEFPDIEICGAQVAWYLIAALKEVCKLKYDMSRFLELLAIAIIADMMELRDLNRALVRRGIDYINKSKRAAFKAIKNYYQKDKFSLDSIGFLIAPLINSAGRMDDASISYEFLHTKDLDKALEYLEQIVNFNENRKDEEKQLFEESLSQINDQDSCIVVSGINWHEGVLGIVASRLSKHFNKPAFVFSQNDDYLKGSARSVGKIDILSLISKANSLLSNYGGHKGAAGMSLSAENFEKFKILIQEECAKIPDNEFLDTDEILGILDPNEIDFEMLEILEAFEPFGHKNPRPFFILENVKVKNKKILGKNEKHLKLVLSKKNKIVEALFFNFDKEPNINENINILGSISKNEFRGLLTPQFIIKEILTEEKIRRIDQ; encoded by the coding sequence ATGAAAAAGATTGATAAAAGTGAAGTTAAAAAAATTTTAGCTTCACGTTTTGAAAAAGACCTTCATACTAAACTTTGTGATTTGCCCTTGCCGTGTTGTTTAAAAGATATCTATAAAGCAGCAGAGCGTATAAAAGTTGCGATAGAAAAAAATGAAAAAATTGCTATTGTGGGCGATTATGATGTCGATGGTATAGTATCATGTGTGATAATGGCAGAATTTTTTGATGATATAGGTTTTGATTATATAGTTAGAATTCCAAATCGCTTTAAAGATGGTTATGGATTAAATTCTGAAATTATTAATGAATTAAATGTGAATTTAATCATTACTGTAGATAATGGTATAGCAGCACTTGAGGCTGCTAAACTTTGCAAAGAAAGAAAAATTGATTTAATCATTACTGATCATCATATGCCTCAAGATATTTTGCCTGATGCTTTTGCAATAATTAATCCTAAGCAAAAAGATTGCGAATTTCCAGATATTGAAATTTGTGGAGCACAAGTGGCATGGTATTTAATTGCTGCTTTAAAAGAGGTTTGTAAATTAAAATACGATATGAGTCGATTTTTAGAATTATTAGCTATTGCTATTATTGCTGATATGATGGAACTTAGAGATTTAAATCGTGCTCTAGTAAGAAGAGGAATTGATTATATTAACAAATCAAAAAGAGCAGCTTTTAAGGCTATTAAAAATTATTATCAAAAGGATAAATTTTCTTTAGATAGTATAGGTTTTTTGATCGCTCCACTTATTAATAGTGCTGGAAGAATGGACGATGCTAGCATTTCTTATGAATTTTTACATACAAAAGATTTAGATAAAGCTTTAGAGTATTTAGAGCAAATTGTTAATTTTAATGAAAATAGAAAAGATGAAGAAAAACAACTTTTTGAAGAAAGTTTAAGTCAAATTAATGACCAAGATTCCTGTATTGTGGTTTCTGGGATAAACTGGCATGAAGGGGTTTTAGGTATAGTAGCTAGTCGTTTATCTAAGCATTTTAATAAACCAGCTTTTGTATTTTCTCAAAATGATGATTATTTAAAAGGAAGTGCTAGGAGTGTTGGGAAGATTGATATTTTATCTTTAATTTCTAAGGCTAATTCTCTATTAAGTAATTATGGGGGGCATAAAGGTGCTGCAGGTATGAGTTTAAGTGCTGAAAATTTTGAAAAATTTAAAATTCTTATTCAAGAAGAATGTGCAAAAATTCCTGATAATGAATTTTTAGATACTGATGAAATTTTAGGGATTTTAGATCCAAATGAAATTGATTTTGAAATGTTGGAAATTTTAGAAGCTTTTGAACCTTTTGGACATAAAAATCCTCGCCCCTTTTTTATTTTAGAAAATGTGAAAGTAAAAAATAAAAAAATTCTAGGAAAAAATGAAAAACATTTGAAATTAGTTTTATCTAAAAAAAATAAAATTGTTGAAGCTTTGTTTTTTAATTTCGATAAAGAGCCAAATATTAATGAAAATATTAACATATTAGGAAGTATTTCAAAAAATGAATTTAGAGGGCTTTTAACTCCTCAATTTATCATTAAAGAAATTTTGACTGAAGAAAAAATACGTAGGATTGATCAATGA
- a CDS encoding CTP synthase gives MKKQTKYIFVTGGVLSSLGKGIAAASIATLLKNSGLKVSILKADPYINVDPGTMSPFEHGEVFVTDDGAETDLDLGHYERFLDESLSQDNNFTTGRVYQSVIEKERRGEYLGKTIQVIPHIVGEIKDRIQKAGEGKDILIVEIGGTVGDIEGLPFLEAIRALRLEVGKNNAMNIHLTLVPFIKAAGELKTKPTQHSVGELRRIGISPDMIICRSEKSLDRDLKDKIAISCGVEKNCVIESIDAASIYQIPLNFLKQDILNPIANILNLKILKPDMQNWNSLVKRVIAPSNEVKIAFVGKYVDLKESYKSLTEAIIHAGAALDTRVDLKWIDSEKLENLESSEVFKDVSGILVAGGFGCRGVEGKIKAISYARENKIPFLGICLGMQLALVEFARNVLKLKDANSNEFDEKCENPIIYLIDEFIDFSGKKQIRTAKTPLGGTMRLGAYECEIKPKTILARVYNNAKSIKERHRHRYEANPKYRKEFENNGLIVSGESQGLIEAIELNSHPFFLAVQFHPEFTSRLEHANPVIFGFIEAAINYEKD, from the coding sequence ATGAAAAAACAAACAAAATATATTTTTGTAACCGGTGGCGTTTTAAGTTCTTTAGGAAAAGGAATTGCTGCAGCTTCCATCGCAACGCTTTTAAAAAATTCGGGTTTGAAAGTAAGCATACTTAAAGCAGATCCTTATATTAATGTTGATCCTGGAACTATGAGTCCTTTTGAGCATGGAGAAGTTTTTGTAACTGATGATGGAGCCGAAACGGATTTAGATTTGGGTCATTATGAGCGTTTTTTGGATGAAAGTTTATCTCAAGATAATAATTTTACAACAGGACGCGTTTATCAAAGCGTTATTGAAAAAGAAAGGCGTGGAGAATATCTTGGAAAAACAATTCAAGTTATCCCTCATATTGTAGGTGAGATTAAAGATCGCATTCAAAAAGCCGGCGAAGGAAAAGATATTTTAATTGTAGAAATTGGAGGAACGGTTGGTGATATAGAAGGACTTCCCTTTTTAGAGGCTATTCGTGCTTTGCGTTTAGAGGTGGGTAAAAATAATGCCATGAATATTCATCTTACTCTAGTACCTTTTATAAAAGCAGCAGGGGAATTAAAAACTAAGCCTACTCAACATAGCGTAGGGGAATTAAGACGCATAGGGATTAGTCCTGATATGATTATTTGTCGTAGTGAAAAATCTTTAGATAGAGATTTAAAAGATAAAATTGCTATTTCTTGCGGAGTGGAAAAAAATTGCGTTATAGAAAGTATAGATGCGGCAAGTATTTATCAAATTCCGCTTAATTTTTTAAAACAAGATATATTAAATCCAATTGCAAATATATTAAATCTTAAAATTTTAAAACCTGATATGCAAAATTGGAATAGTTTAGTAAAAAGAGTGATTGCACCAAGCAATGAAGTTAAAATTGCATTTGTAGGAAAATACGTTGATTTAAAAGAAAGTTATAAAAGTCTTACTGAAGCAATTATACATGCGGGTGCAGCACTTGATACTAGAGTAGATCTTAAATGGATTGATAGCGAAAAGCTTGAAAATTTAGAATCATCTGAGGTGTTTAAAGATGTGAGTGGAATTTTAGTTGCAGGTGGTTTTGGATGCCGTGGTGTAGAGGGAAAAATAAAAGCAATTAGTTATGCAAGAGAAAATAAAATTCCTTTTTTAGGAATTTGTTTAGGTATGCAACTAGCTTTAGTGGAATTTGCTAGAAATGTTTTAAAATTAAAAGATGCCAATTCAAATGAATTTGATGAAAAATGTGAAAATCCTATCATTTATTTAATAGATGAATTTATTGATTTTAGTGGAAAAAAACAAATTAGAACAGCCAAAACACCTTTGGGTGGAACGATGCGTTTGGGCGCTTATGAATGTGAAATTAAGCCTAAAACGATTTTAGCAAGAGTTTATAATAATGCAAAAAGTATAAAAGAGCGTCATCGTCATCGTTATGAAGCTAATCCAAAATACCGTAAAGAATTTGAAAATAATGGCCTTATTGTAAGTGGGGAAAGTCAAGGACTTATTGAAGCTATAGAATTAAATTCTCATCCATTTTTTCTAGCTGTGCAGTTTCATCCTGAATTTACTTCAAGATTAGAGCATGCAAATCCAGTAATTTTTGGATTTATTGAGGCAGCAATTAATTATGAAAAAGATTGA
- the thyX gene encoding FAD-dependent thymidylate synthase: protein MKITLLFHTPLSVCSHATRTCWQSFEKGDCGGEKDKELIDRVGNKFKHASTLEHLNYTFYIQGISRACLQEVTRHRHTSPSVKSTRYTLKELRDENEFKVGDFENASRYLVLCGNEEVDNASIKALENLRLILQKSISLDIAKYCLPESYKTELTLTINARSLQNFISLRSSKSALWEIRNLANALFEALPEEHKFIFEHCLNKNTE, encoded by the coding sequence ATGAAAATTACCTTGCTTTTCCATACTCCGCTTTCTGTATGCTCTCACGCGACAAGAACTTGTTGGCAAAGTTTTGAAAAAGGTGATTGTGGTGGCGAAAAAGATAAAGAACTTATTGATCGAGTTGGCAATAAATTTAAGCATGCTTCAACTTTAGAACATTTAAATTATACTTTTTATATCCAAGGAATTTCAAGAGCTTGCTTACAAGAAGTTACACGTCATCGTCATACTAGCCCTAGTGTAAAAAGCACAAGATATACTTTAAAAGAGCTTCGCGATGAAAATGAATTTAAAGTTGGAGATTTTGAAAATGCTAGTCGATATTTGGTACTTTGTGGAAATGAAGAAGTAGATAACGCTAGCATTAAAGCTTTGGAAAATTTAAGACTAATTTTACAAAAAAGTATTAGTCTAGATATAGCTAAATACTGCTTACCAGAAAGCTATAAAACCGAGCTAACTTTAACTATAAACGCTAGGAGTTTGCAAAATTTCATTTCACTTCGCAGCTCAAAATCCGCTCTTTGGGAGATTAGAAATTTAGCTAATGCCTTATTTGAGGCTTTGCCAGAAGAACATAAATTTATCTTCGAACACTGTTTAAATAAAAATACAGAGTAA